The Micropterus dolomieu isolate WLL.071019.BEF.003 ecotype Adirondacks linkage group LG22, ASM2129224v1, whole genome shotgun sequence genome contains a region encoding:
- the cart2 gene encoding cocaine- and amphetamine-regulated transcript 2 translates to MWARAVLCAALLCALCPAGRTEAERDERDVQDYSYSNSNRLLGALHEVLEKLQTKRINPWEKKYGQVPSCDLGEHCAIRKGSRIGKMCDCPRGAFCNFFLLKCL, encoded by the exons ATGTGGGCGCGAGCTGTGCTGTGCGCGGCCCTGCTGTGCGCGCTCTGCCCGGCGGGGAGGACGGAAGCCGAGAGGGACGAGAGAGACGTCCAAGACTACAGCTACTCCAACTCCAACAGACTG ctcGGCGCTCTGCATGAAGTGTTGGAGAAACTGCAGACCAAGAGGATCAATCCCTGGGAGAAGAAATACGGTCAAGTGCCGTCT TGTGACCTCGGGGAGCACTGCGCCATCAGGAAAGGATCTCGCATCGGGAAGATGTGCGACTGCCCCCGAGGAGCTTTCTGCAACTTCTTCCTGCTGAAGTGCTTATGA